One genomic region from Bradyrhizobium icense encodes:
- the cofC gene encoding 2-phospho-L-lactate guanylyltransferase — protein MTSPDAWVIVPAKMFLRAKQRLSSILTASERATLARTMLTDVLEAACSAPTSKKVAVVTSADDVAREAARLGAVVIDDGGANGTNEAIAAGLAKVEKRGGRLVVALPSDVPAILGEDVSTLLQAAERNRVVIVPAPRDGGTNAVAFTLARPLQPCFGPDSFARHIAAADRLGIAPIVCRNARIGLDLDSPADLFDFLDLSTSTATDRYLRSINLGERRRCGFAGYSRPIVDVGAGNEFDVGCAK, from the coding sequence GTGACCAGCCCTGATGCATGGGTAATTGTCCCGGCCAAGATGTTCTTGCGCGCAAAACAGCGGCTCTCATCAATTTTGACCGCATCCGAGCGCGCCACATTGGCGCGTACGATGCTGACCGATGTTCTTGAGGCAGCATGCAGTGCGCCGACGTCGAAGAAAGTCGCTGTTGTCACCAGTGCAGACGATGTTGCGCGAGAAGCAGCTCGCTTAGGCGCTGTTGTCATTGATGACGGCGGCGCGAACGGAACGAACGAGGCAATAGCGGCAGGACTCGCAAAGGTCGAAAAGAGGGGAGGCCGGCTTGTCGTCGCTCTGCCGAGCGATGTGCCCGCGATCTTGGGCGAAGATGTTTCAACGCTTCTTCAGGCCGCAGAGCGCAACCGCGTAGTGATCGTGCCGGCGCCACGCGATGGCGGCACGAACGCCGTTGCGTTCACCTTGGCGCGGCCATTGCAGCCGTGTTTCGGCCCCGACAGCTTTGCCCGCCACATCGCCGCAGCCGATCGCCTCGGCATCGCGCCCATCGTGTGCCGCAATGCAAGAATTGGACTTGATCTCGACAGTCCCGCCGATCTCTTTGATTTTCTTGACCTGAGCACGTCTACCGCGACCGATCGCTATTTGCGTTCCATTAATCTGGGGGAACGGCGACGTTGCGGATTTGCTGGATACAGCCGCCCGATCGTTGATGTGGGTGCCGGAAATGAGTTCGACGTTGGTTGCGCAAAATGA